A section of the Dermacoccus nishinomiyaensis genome encodes:
- a CDS encoding glycosyltransferase 87 family protein, with the protein MGRRSFRREAWLVYLLACACVTVSAILQLRSWNWTLFDTRIYLDATAKTLNGTADLYEGRFGDGWPFTYPPFAVLAFAPLAALARSVATGLLTLGSLVALFRICWLLADRSIAQWRLGERAPAPGLATGALTPLAAAGGVLLAARSDAVGGTLAFGQINLVMAWFVVEDYLGLGRRRLAGARLSGMLTGLAAGVKVTPALAAVPRLFTRDDASALRALGAGVVTVVVSTIVLPHEVVTYFTSALWDTSRPGAPESEWNQSLSGLVARVMHDVPGAGLVRLLVIAAALVAGVFVTAALLRRDDDVGAVLVIFVTTGAVSPVTWYHHLVLVPLFAVWAILATRGWAKGLYPAIAAQAFLLGLWVLTGMYQSVPRDNGSELHHDPLETVISEAVPVLSLTILLTLAAAIARSRRATQPHPTR; encoded by the coding sequence ATGGGGCGCCGTTCGTTTCGTCGCGAGGCGTGGCTCGTGTACCTGCTCGCCTGCGCGTGCGTGACCGTCAGCGCCATCCTGCAGCTGCGCTCTTGGAACTGGACGCTGTTCGACACCCGCATCTACCTCGACGCGACGGCGAAGACGCTGAACGGCACAGCCGATCTGTACGAGGGCCGGTTCGGTGACGGCTGGCCGTTCACCTATCCGCCGTTCGCCGTCCTGGCCTTCGCGCCGCTCGCCGCATTGGCGCGGTCTGTCGCGACGGGGCTGCTGACGCTCGGCAGCCTTGTCGCACTGTTCCGCATCTGCTGGTTGCTCGCGGATCGCTCGATCGCACAGTGGAGGCTGGGGGAGCGAGCCCCGGCCCCCGGCTTGGCGACGGGAGCCCTCACGCCCCTCGCCGCCGCGGGTGGGGTGCTGCTCGCCGCGCGCTCGGACGCCGTCGGCGGCACGCTCGCCTTCGGCCAGATCAACCTCGTCATGGCCTGGTTCGTCGTCGAGGACTACCTCGGTCTCGGCCGCCGGCGCCTCGCGGGGGCTCGGCTGTCAGGCATGCTCACCGGCCTGGCTGCGGGCGTCAAGGTCACGCCGGCGCTCGCCGCCGTCCCGCGCCTGTTCACCCGCGACGACGCGAGCGCCCTGCGCGCGCTGGGGGCGGGCGTCGTCACCGTGGTCGTCTCGACGATCGTGCTGCCGCACGAGGTCGTCACGTACTTCACGTCGGCGTTGTGGGACACGAGCCGGCCCGGCGCGCCGGAGAGTGAGTGGAACCAGTCGCTGTCGGGCCTCGTCGCGCGGGTCATGCACGACGTGCCGGGCGCCGGCCTCGTCCGCCTGCTCGTCATCGCGGCGGCGCTCGTGGCGGGGGTGTTCGTCACGGCCGCGCTGCTGCGTCGTGACGACGACGTGGGCGCTGTCCTCGTCATCTTCGTCACGACGGGCGCGGTCAGCCCGGTCACCTGGTACCACCACCTCGTCCTCGTGCCGCTGTTCGCCGTGTGGGCGATCCTCGCGACGCGCGGTTGGGCCAAGGGGCTGTACCCGGCGATCGCGGCGCAGGCTTTCCTGCTCGGGCTCTGGGTGCTCACCGGGATGTACCAGAGCGTGCCGCGCGACAACGGATCCGAACTGCACCACGACCCTCTCGAGACCGTCATCAGCGAGGCCGTCCCGGTGCTCAGCCTGACGATCCTGCTGACGCTCGCCGCCGCGATCGCGCGCAGCAGACGGGCAACACAGCCGCACCCGACGCGCTGA
- a CDS encoding PPA1309 family protein, which produces MSAVKPVLSPLTRAALETEAHVATDGWGQPARLFSLARNGELLRRQPALAAMLGDVDPDEFSAIEQEGVIRGDDLEKALGHTAWPADVDGVALAVERIIVPPQAEIETFGRGGTNAQRLATHEQREDVRLLVAALRNGEIITLVRRRAEDDDDKVAIGTNIAPGLVEALKATLA; this is translated from the coding sequence ATGAGTGCCGTCAAGCCCGTGCTGTCCCCTCTCACCCGCGCTGCTCTCGAGACCGAGGCGCACGTCGCGACAGACGGGTGGGGTCAACCGGCGCGCCTGTTCTCCCTCGCCCGCAACGGTGAGCTGCTGCGTCGTCAGCCGGCCCTCGCGGCGATGCTCGGCGACGTCGACCCCGACGAGTTCTCCGCGATCGAGCAGGAGGGCGTCATCCGCGGTGACGACCTCGAGAAGGCGCTAGGGCACACGGCTTGGCCGGCGGACGTCGACGGGGTGGCGCTCGCGGTCGAGCGCATCATCGTGCCGCCGCAGGCCGAGATCGAGACGTTCGGTCGCGGCGGGACGAATGCGCAGCGGCTGGCGACCCACGAGCAGCGTGAGGACGTGCGCCTGCTCGTCGCGGCGCTGCGCAACGGCGAGATCATCACCCTCGTGCGACGTCGTGCCGAGGACGATGACGACAAGGTCGCGATCGGCACGAACATCGCGCCGGGGCTCGTCGAGGCCCTCAAGGCGACGCTGGCCTGA